A portion of the Alloyangia pacifica genome contains these proteins:
- the mprF gene encoding bifunctional lysylphosphatidylglycerol flippase/synthetase MprF, with protein sequence MTDTTRARARLLLPYLITAALFAAGGWALYRLLAPVHLQDVMDMVRATPLPTVALALLCTFGGYAALIGYDWSALRYIGRRLPFPVVASGGFLGYAIGNNLGAGPVTGGAVRYRIYSALGLSPYDIAAISVFGSVAFGTGASVIGLAALVWHPHALDALIHWPPGVIRWAAVAGIAVISGLMLALSLRQRPFTLRGLSFRPPSPGLMAGQFVFTAVETLLSALVLHLLLPTGGGAFPTFLAVFSVAVMAGVLSHVPGGVGVFETIIIAALPRSVPVSEAAAGLLLFRMVYYLVPFAVALALMALAELRMASGSTRAVMLPVFRAISALTPLAMAAMVFASGAMMMIASLLPPTNAWTEELELVLPLFFVEGGALLSSALGACLLVIAHGLLRRVEGAWWLALLALLVGAGASIAHGVDYDRAVLLGLGALVLLPARREFYRATRLTRNVLSLRWLLLMLSLGLMLFGVLFFAHKATPYSGDMWWQFAEDSAAPRALRAMLVGLIVMGLFLLRYALRPGRLSLSLPTPADLDRAEAILRGSDTPEANIALTGDKSLLFSASGESFLMYRTQGRSWVALHEPVGRPGEAAALAWEFHDAAYAANARPVFYAVSGASAPLWIDMGLALHKLGEEAVVDLATFSLEGSARKRLRTTHNRALRDGLSFEVLAPPHAPALMAEMRAISDAWLRSKAGGEKGFSVGAFVPEYLDRTPIAVIRHAGRIVAFANLWQTDRRSGATLDLMRHVEEAPAGVMEFLFTELLLHFKAEGFAEFSLGNAPLSGLETRRGTRLSSQLGAFVYQHGGALYNFEGLRAFKNKFDPDWRPVYVAVPPRVNLVAVTADLVALIGRGAPRARQRSRG encoded by the coding sequence GTGACCGACACGACCCGCGCGCGCGCAAGACTGCTCCTGCCCTACCTCATCACCGCGGCGCTTTTTGCCGCGGGGGGCTGGGCGCTCTACCGGCTGCTGGCACCGGTCCACCTGCAAGACGTGATGGACATGGTCCGGGCCACGCCGCTGCCCACCGTCGCGCTGGCGCTGCTGTGCACCTTCGGGGGGTACGCGGCGCTGATCGGCTATGACTGGTCGGCGCTGCGCTACATCGGTCGCCGCCTGCCCTTCCCGGTGGTCGCCTCGGGCGGCTTTCTCGGCTACGCCATCGGCAACAACCTCGGCGCGGGCCCGGTCACCGGCGGCGCGGTGCGCTACCGCATCTACTCTGCGCTTGGGCTCTCTCCCTACGACATCGCGGCGATCTCGGTCTTCGGCTCGGTGGCCTTCGGCACCGGCGCCTCGGTGATCGGCCTGGCCGCGCTGGTCTGGCACCCGCACGCGCTGGATGCGCTGATCCACTGGCCGCCGGGGGTGATCCGCTGGGCCGCCGTCGCCGGCATCGCGGTGATTTCCGGCCTCATGCTGGCGCTATCACTGCGCCAGAGGCCCTTCACCCTGCGCGGGCTCAGCTTCCGACCGCCCTCACCGGGGCTGATGGCGGGGCAATTCGTGTTCACTGCGGTCGAGACGCTGCTCTCGGCGCTGGTCCTTCACCTGCTCCTGCCGACCGGCGGGGGCGCTTTTCCGACCTTCCTCGCGGTCTTCTCTGTCGCGGTCATGGCCGGGGTGCTGTCGCACGTCCCGGGCGGCGTCGGGGTGTTCGAGACGATCATCATCGCCGCCCTGCCCCGCTCGGTGCCGGTGAGCGAGGCGGCGGCCGGGCTGCTGCTTTTCCGGATGGTCTACTACCTCGTGCCCTTCGCCGTGGCGCTGGCGCTGATGGCGCTGGCCGAGCTGCGCATGGCCAGCGGGTCGACCCGCGCGGTGATGCTGCCGGTGTTCCGCGCGATCAGCGCGCTGACCCCGCTGGCGATGGCGGCGATGGTCTTCGCCTCGGGCGCGATGATGATGATCGCGAGCCTTCTGCCCCCCACCAACGCCTGGACCGAGGAGCTGGAGCTTGTCCTGCCGCTGTTCTTCGTCGAGGGCGGCGCGCTGCTGTCGAGCGCGCTCGGCGCCTGCCTGCTGGTGATCGCCCACGGGCTGCTGCGCCGGGTCGAGGGCGCTTGGTGGCTGGCGCTCCTCGCGCTGCTGGTCGGCGCCGGGGCGAGCATCGCGCATGGCGTCGATTATGACCGCGCGGTGCTGCTGGGGCTCGGCGCGCTGGTCCTGCTGCCGGCGCGGCGCGAGTTCTACCGTGCGACGCGGCTCACCCGCAACGTGCTCAGCCTGCGTTGGCTGCTGCTGATGCTCTCGCTCGGGCTGATGCTGTTCGGCGTGCTCTTCTTCGCACACAAGGCGACCCCCTACAGCGGCGACATGTGGTGGCAATTCGCCGAGGACAGCGCCGCGCCCCGCGCCCTGCGCGCCATGCTGGTCGGGCTGATCGTCATGGGGCTCTTCCTGCTGCGCTACGCGCTGCGGCCGGGGCGGCTTTCGCTGAGCTTGCCGACCCCCGCCGATCTCGACCGCGCCGAGGCCATCCTGCGCGGCAGCGACACACCCGAGGCCAATATTGCGCTCACCGGGGACAAGTCGCTGCTTTTCTCGGCAAGCGGCGAGAGCTTCCTGATGTACCGCACGCAGGGCCGCAGCTGGGTCGCCCTGCACGAGCCCGTGGGCCGCCCCGGAGAGGCCGCCGCGCTGGCCTGGGAGTTCCACGACGCCGCCTATGCCGCCAACGCCCGCCCGGTGTTCTACGCCGTCTCCGGCGCCTCCGCCCCGCTCTGGATCGACATGGGCCTAGCGCTGCACAAGCTCGGCGAGGAGGCGGTGGTGGATCTCGCCACCTTTTCGCTCGAGGGCAGCGCCCGCAAGCGCCTGCGGACCACGCACAACCGTGCGCTGCGTGACGGGCTGAGCTTCGAGGTTCTGGCGCCGCCGCATGCGCCCGCCCTCATGGCCGAGATGCGCGCGATCTCGGACGCCTGGCTGCGCAGCAAGGCGGGCGGGGAAAAGGGCTTCTCCGTCGGCGCCTTCGTGCCCGAGTACCTCGACCGCACGCCGATCGCGGTGATCCGCCACGCGGGGCGCATCGTCGCCTTTGCCAACCTCTGGCAGACCGACCGCCGCAGCGGGGCCACGCTGGATCTGATGCGCCACGTCGAAGAGGCGCCGGCGGGGGTCATGGAGTTCCTCTTCACCGAGCTCCTTCTGCACTTCAAGGCCGAGGGCTTTGCCGAATTCAGCCTCGGCAACGCGCCCCTCTCGGGGCTCGAGACCCGGCGCGGCACGCGGCTCAGCAGCCAGCTCGGCGCTTTCGTCTACCAGCACGGCGGCGCCCTCTACAATTTCGAGGGGTTGCGCGCCTTCAAGAACAAGTTCGATCCCGACTGGCGTCCGGTCTACGTAGCGGTGCCGCCGCGGGTGAACCTCGTCGCGGTCACCGCCGATCTCGTGGCGCTGATCGGCCGCGGCGCGCCCCGCGCGCGGCAACGCTCTAGGGGATGA